A window from Leptospira meyeri encodes these proteins:
- a CDS encoding sensor domain-containing diguanylate cyclase: MNEINTDVFVREIVSQSIDAIVVLDTNNKILFSNLALQSLTGYSKEELEQKTFSFLFPPNEKGEQNSIETFVSSKDSHYIAGFLKELELVTKPKGTIPVEIRAFTIHNDHEMFYAAIIRDVRERRRLEEQKNVLINSLRRLAYMDELTMLPNRRSFSESLQKTVATVKRRNRESVLAVLDIDHFKVINDTYGHDIGDLVLKKMANIFVDCLREEDTVGRIGGEEFGCILPDTTTEGATIVLDRLRESVENHRFFIFDNYYLNITLSIGYTKVHPIQKPEEILKLADIALYQAKNHGRNQIQVYPV; this comes from the coding sequence ATGAATGAGATTAATACGGATGTGTTTGTTAGAGAAATTGTTTCTCAATCAATTGATGCAATTGTCGTTTTAGATACGAATAACAAAATACTATTTAGCAATTTAGCATTACAATCGTTAACTGGTTACTCGAAAGAAGAATTAGAACAAAAAACTTTTTCATTCCTCTTTCCTCCGAATGAAAAAGGCGAACAAAACTCAATTGAAACATTTGTTAGTTCCAAAGATTCGCATTATATTGCTGGATTTTTAAAGGAACTAGAGCTTGTCACCAAACCCAAAGGGACCATCCCTGTTGAGATCCGAGCTTTCACCATTCATAATGATCATGAAATGTTTTATGCGGCCATCATTCGTGATGTCAGGGAACGTAGGCGTCTCGAAGAACAAAAAAATGTTCTCATCAATAGTTTGAGACGATTGGCTTATATGGATGAATTGACAATGTTGCCAAACCGTCGTTCCTTTTCGGAAAGTTTGCAAAAAACTGTCGCCACGGTCAAACGTCGCAACCGGGAATCCGTGTTAGCAGTTCTCGACATCGATCATTTCAAAGTCATCAACGATACCTATGGGCACGACATTGGGGATTTGGTTTTGAAAAAAATGGCCAATATCTTTGTGGATTGCCTCAGAGAAGAAGACACAGTGGGCAGGATTGGGGGAGAAGAGTTTGGTTGTATCCTCCCCGACACAACCACAGAAGGCGCAACCATCGTCCTTGACCGATTACGTGAATCGGTCGAAAACCATCGTTTTTTCATCTTCGATAACTATTACCTCAATATCACCTTAAGCATTGGGTATACCAAGGTTCACCCCATCCAAAAGCCAGAGGAGATTTTGAAATTGGCGGACATTGCTCTCTACCAAGCGAAGAACCACGGACGTAACCAGATCCAAGTTTACCCCGTGTGA
- the hrcA gene encoding heat-inducible transcriptional repressor HrcA, which produces MDLSPRHRSILKALVEEFVSDNKPVGSKTLSEKYDIGVSPATIRSCLAELEEMGFIVARHTSGGRVPTERGYRLYVDSLVTLFELTMREKQRIQEEYLRMQFRLDQVLIATSKVLASLSQSASVVLGPEGSLDTLKHIELIHVNGGEVLMILVMRSGTVLNRNIFFDYHISQETLYQISRYLNDNVKGFDVHEIQSNLIPQMMMKKEGPEGFSLFAPSIARAMGSDSLSVDNLYIDGLKNLYENFKDEEEQLENILHLFDEKQFLKEFFSDYVPMDGVYTIIGKDGNEKLGGVTIITTNYRMGEKRIGSMGIIGPQRMNYNKALPLIEFTSQLVSEMITKLSR; this is translated from the coding sequence ATGGATCTATCCCCTAGACATCGATCTATTTTGAAAGCCTTGGTTGAGGAATTTGTATCGGACAACAAACCGGTCGGATCCAAAACCCTTTCTGAAAAATACGATATCGGTGTTTCCCCTGCCACCATCCGCTCTTGTTTGGCGGAACTGGAAGAGATGGGTTTCATCGTGGCAAGGCATACTTCCGGTGGACGGGTTCCTACAGAACGCGGTTACCGGTTGTATGTGGACAGCTTGGTGACTTTGTTTGAGTTAACCATGCGCGAGAAACAAAGGATCCAGGAAGAGTATCTTCGGATGCAATTTCGATTGGACCAAGTTCTCATCGCGACATCGAAAGTTTTGGCTTCCCTTTCGCAATCGGCCAGTGTGGTTCTCGGACCTGAAGGGTCACTGGATACACTCAAACATATTGAACTCATCCATGTAAATGGTGGAGAAGTTCTTATGATTCTTGTGATGCGGTCAGGTACAGTGCTCAATCGAAATATTTTTTTCGATTACCATATCTCACAAGAGACCTTGTATCAAATTTCAAGGTATTTGAATGATAACGTCAAAGGTTTTGACGTTCATGAAATTCAAAGTAATCTGATTCCGCAGATGATGATGAAAAAGGAAGGTCCAGAAGGATTTTCTTTATTTGCACCATCCATTGCAAGAGCCATGGGATCAGACAGTTTGTCCGTTGATAACTTGTATATCGATGGGTTAAAAAACTTATATGAAAACTTTAAGGATGAAGAGGAACAATTAGAAAACATCCTGCATCTATTTGATGAAAAACAGTTCCTCAAAGAGTTTTTTAGCGATTATGTTCCGATGGATGGTGTTTATACCATTATCGGAAAAGACGGCAATGAGAAGTTAGGTGGTGTTACCATCATTACCACAAATTACCGTATGGGAGAAAAGAGGATTGGTTCCATGGGAATCATTGGTCCTCAGAGGATGAATTACAACAAAGCATTACCTTTGATAGAATTCACTTCGCAGTTGGTTTCTGAAATGATTACGAAATTGAGTAGATAG
- the grpE gene encoding nucleotide exchange factor GrpE, translating to MAEETNQSVGEQNVSVEEGQTITDEAIEQAVEGTEKELDNAKKEIETLKDSWLRERAEFQNYKRRTANDLLNARKESIKKFAEGLTGALDNLERVSNVPNQTPEVVAFVEGIKMVQKEFYSVLEKEGIKRLDPKGMPFDPMLMEAIASEESAEFVEETVVETYQAGYYHEEGENKQSIRPARVKVGKPQS from the coding sequence ATGGCAGAAGAAACAAATCAGTCCGTGGGTGAACAAAACGTGTCAGTCGAAGAAGGGCAGACCATTACGGATGAAGCCATTGAACAAGCGGTAGAAGGTACTGAGAAAGAACTCGATAACGCCAAAAAGGAAATCGAAACTTTAAAAGATTCTTGGTTAAGGGAACGTGCGGAGTTTCAAAACTACAAACGTAGAACCGCAAACGACTTGTTAAATGCAAGAAAAGAATCCATCAAAAAGTTTGCGGAAGGACTGACTGGTGCTTTGGACAACTTAGAACGAGTTTCTAATGTTCCGAACCAAACTCCGGAAGTGGTCGCCTTTGTTGAAGGGATCAAGATGGTTCAAAAGGAATTTTATTCCGTATTGGAAAAAGAAGGAATCAAACGTTTAGATCCGAAAGGTATGCCGTTTGATCCAATGTTAATGGAAGCAATTGCTTCTGAGGAAAGTGCAGAGTTTGTGGAAGAGACGGTTGTGGAAACTTACCAAGCTGGTTATTACCATGAAGAAGGTGAAAACAAACAATCCATTCGACCTGCACGCGTGAAAGTGGGAAAACCACAAAGTTAA
- the dnaK gene encoding molecular chaperone DnaK codes for MSKEKIIGIDLGTTNSCVAVMEGGDPVVIQNSEGARTTPSIVAFTAKGETIVGQFAKNQAITNAVNTIRSAKRFIGRRFNEAGDEAKMVSYKVIRAGNDGVKFETVSGEFTPQEIAARVLQKMKKTAEDFLGHEVKKAVVTVPAYFNDEQRQATKDAGRIAGLEVERIINEPTAAALAYGFDKKKTSAKIAVYDLGGGTFDVSILELGDGVFEVKSTNGDTHLGGDDFDNVVMQWMIDEFKKQTGIDISGDKNTVQRLKEAAEKAKIELSGTSSTQINLPFITADASGPKHLDMTLTKAKFDEITRSLVERTRIPCLNALKDAGLSASEIDEVILVGGSIRIPAVQALVKEIFGKEPNKSVNPDEVVAVGAAIQGGVLAGDVTDVLLLDVTPLSLGIETLGGVMTKLIERNTTIPTRKSQVFSTAADSQTTVSVHVLQGEREMASANRTLGRFDLVGIPSAPRGVPQIEVTFDIDANGIVHVSAKDLGTGKEQKIRIESSSGLSEEEIKKMVKDAEAHAEEDKKLREAADTKNELEAIVYQLEKTIGESADKLDESEKQRAQDEIKRGREAMESGDVERMKASRDSIQQVAMQIGQKIYSQAGPEAGAPGAEQAGAAGQGASESSAGGEKVVDADYTVVDEDKK; via the coding sequence ATGTCTAAGGAAAAAATCATAGGTATCGATTTAGGAACCACTAACTCTTGTGTGGCGGTTATGGAAGGTGGAGACCCAGTTGTCATTCAAAACTCAGAAGGGGCAAGAACCACTCCTTCGATTGTTGCCTTTACTGCAAAGGGTGAAACCATTGTAGGTCAGTTCGCAAAGAACCAGGCAATTACGAATGCAGTAAATACAATCCGTTCTGCGAAACGTTTTATCGGTCGTCGATTTAACGAGGCTGGTGACGAAGCAAAGATGGTATCTTACAAAGTGATCCGTGCTGGAAATGACGGTGTAAAATTTGAAACCGTTTCTGGTGAATTCACTCCACAAGAAATTGCAGCTCGTGTTCTTCAAAAAATGAAGAAAACTGCGGAAGACTTTCTTGGCCATGAAGTAAAAAAAGCAGTTGTGACTGTTCCTGCTTACTTCAATGACGAACAAAGACAAGCAACAAAAGACGCAGGTCGAATTGCTGGTTTAGAAGTAGAACGTATCATCAACGAACCAACTGCGGCAGCTCTTGCTTACGGTTTTGATAAGAAAAAAACCAGTGCTAAGATCGCCGTATATGACTTAGGTGGTGGAACTTTTGACGTTTCTATCCTTGAGCTTGGTGATGGAGTTTTTGAAGTAAAATCCACAAATGGGGACACTCATCTTGGTGGTGACGACTTTGATAACGTTGTTATGCAGTGGATGATTGATGAATTCAAAAAACAAACTGGAATTGATATTTCTGGAGATAAAAACACAGTACAACGTTTGAAAGAAGCTGCTGAAAAAGCTAAAATCGAGTTGTCTGGAACATCTTCCACTCAGATCAACCTTCCATTTATCACAGCAGATGCTTCTGGTCCAAAACATTTGGATATGACACTCACCAAAGCAAAGTTTGATGAGATTACGAGATCTCTTGTAGAAAGAACTCGAATTCCATGTTTAAATGCATTAAAAGATGCAGGTCTTTCTGCGAGTGAAATCGATGAAGTCATCCTTGTGGGTGGATCGATTCGTATCCCTGCGGTGCAAGCTCTTGTAAAAGAAATTTTTGGAAAAGAACCTAACAAATCTGTAAACCCTGATGAAGTAGTAGCCGTTGGTGCTGCGATCCAAGGGGGAGTTCTTGCTGGTGATGTAACAGATGTATTGTTACTCGATGTAACTCCACTTTCACTTGGGATTGAAACTCTCGGTGGTGTGATGACAAAACTCATCGAAAGAAACACAACCATCCCTACAAGAAAATCGCAAGTGTTCTCTACTGCTGCAGATAGCCAAACAACAGTTTCGGTTCATGTATTACAAGGGGAACGTGAGATGGCTAGTGCCAATAGAACCCTCGGTCGATTTGACTTAGTGGGAATTCCATCAGCACCAAGAGGAGTACCTCAAATCGAAGTAACATTTGATATCGACGCAAACGGTATTGTCCATGTATCTGCGAAAGATTTAGGAACAGGAAAAGAACAAAAGATTCGTATTGAATCTTCTTCGGGACTCTCTGAAGAAGAAATCAAAAAGATGGTAAAAGATGCAGAAGCTCATGCAGAAGAAGATAAAAAACTTCGCGAAGCTGCTGATACTAAAAACGAATTGGAAGCGATTGTTTACCAATTAGAAAAAACCATCGGTGAATCTGCTGACAAACTCGACGAATCAGAAAAACAAAGAGCACAGGACGAAATCAAACGCGGCCGTGAAGCTATGGAATCTGGTGACGTAGAAAGAATGAAGGCTTCTCGTGATTCTATCCAACAAGTTGCAATGCAAATTGGACAAAAGATTTATTCACAAGCAGGTCCTGAAGCAGGAGCTCCGGGAGCAGAGCAAGCAGGTGCTGCTGGTCAAGGTGCAAGTGAATCTTCTGCCGGTGGCGAAAAGGTCGTTGATGCGGATTACACCGTAGTTGATGAAGATAAAAAATAA
- the dnaJ gene encoding molecular chaperone DnaJ: MSDRGYYEVLGVSKGASDDEIKSAYRKLAIKYHPDKNKGDKEAEEKFKEATEAYEVLRDAQKRAAYDQYGKAGVNAGAGGGYGAGAYTDFSDIFGDFGDIFSEFFGGGGGGGSRGGGRRSGPQRGSDLRYNLEVSLEDAALGKEYKIEIPRLETCVDCSGSGAAKGSSPTVCPDCSGTGQVRRTQGFFSVTTTCPRCKGKGKVISNPCKTCKGEGLTEKRRTIHIKIPAGVESGSRLKVSGEGESGPNGGPSGDLYVVTHIKKHPTFERQGNDLIVQKTISLSMACLGGEIEVPSIDGKTINLKIPEGTESGQIFRLKGHGIPYLGSYGKGDQHVIIKVEIPKKLSKKQRELMEEFARESGEKVGSGGKSKLFFR, encoded by the coding sequence ATGAGCGACCGTGGTTACTACGAAGTATTAGGCGTTTCGAAAGGTGCCTCTGATGATGAGATCAAGAGCGCCTATCGTAAGTTAGCCATTAAATATCACCCTGATAAAAATAAGGGTGATAAAGAAGCGGAAGAAAAATTCAAAGAGGCAACCGAAGCCTATGAAGTGTTACGTGATGCACAAAAACGTGCGGCGTACGATCAATACGGCAAGGCAGGCGTGAATGCGGGAGCCGGCGGAGGATACGGAGCAGGTGCTTATACAGACTTCTCCGATATCTTCGGTGACTTTGGCGACATCTTCAGTGAGTTTTTCGGAGGCGGAGGTGGTGGCGGTAGCCGCGGTGGTGGAAGAAGGTCCGGTCCTCAAAGAGGATCGGATTTACGTTATAATTTAGAAGTTAGTTTAGAAGATGCAGCTCTCGGAAAAGAATATAAAATAGAAATCCCGCGACTTGAAACTTGTGTGGATTGTTCTGGATCGGGAGCAGCAAAAGGATCTTCACCTACAGTTTGTCCTGATTGTTCGGGAACAGGCCAAGTGCGAAGAACCCAAGGTTTTTTTAGTGTGACCACCACTTGTCCACGTTGTAAAGGAAAAGGAAAAGTCATTTCCAATCCTTGTAAAACTTGCAAGGGTGAGGGACTAACAGAGAAAAGACGAACAATTCATATTAAAATTCCTGCAGGTGTTGAATCTGGTAGCCGACTCAAAGTTTCTGGTGAAGGTGAGTCTGGCCCGAACGGTGGTCCAAGTGGTGATTTGTATGTAGTAACACATATCAAAAAACACCCAACCTTTGAACGCCAAGGAAACGATTTAATTGTTCAAAAAACAATTTCTTTGTCTATGGCTTGCCTAGGTGGTGAGATCGAAGTGCCTTCGATTGATGGAAAGACCATCAACTTAAAAATTCCAGAAGGAACGGAAAGTGGACAAATCTTCCGCTTAAAAGGACATGGAATCCCATACCTTGGTTCTTATGGCAAAGGAGACCAACACGTGATCATTAAAGTGGAAATTCCTAAGAAACTTTCTAAAAAACAGAGAGAACTTATGGAAGAATTTGCCCGTGAGTCCGGCGAAAAGGTCGGCAGTGGTGGAAAATCTAAGTTGTTTTTCCGCTGA
- a CDS encoding Gfo/Idh/MocA family protein, which yields MDKKVRLGVIGTGHMGQYHVNVAKQLSDAELIGIFDANLERANQIAEKHKTKAFPTVEELLKETDAIVIAAPTFLHHKIAKQALTEKKHVLVEKPISQTVEEAKELVALAKQNNLILQVGHVERFNGAVLELGKIAEHPLLIESRRIAPYNSRITDVGVVLDMMIHDIDIVLNLVKSEVTNVKAVGSSIVSNHEDVASVVLTFANGCVASLNASRASQAKIRTLNISQKDSYVFLDFTNQEIELHRQASSTTQLGTGEIKYRQESIVEKIFVHKDNPLKQEHEHFVKCIKGESEPMVKGDSDIKTLEVAYKILEEIHGKK from the coding sequence ATGGATAAAAAAGTCCGACTCGGAGTCATTGGTACTGGCCACATGGGCCAATACCACGTAAACGTTGCTAAACAGCTTTCTGATGCTGAACTCATCGGAATATTTGATGCCAACTTGGAACGCGCCAATCAAATTGCTGAAAAACATAAAACAAAAGCGTTTCCTACTGTGGAAGAATTGTTAAAGGAAACGGATGCTATTGTAATTGCCGCTCCTACTTTCCTTCATCATAAAATCGCAAAACAAGCATTAACTGAAAAGAAACATGTTTTGGTTGAAAAACCAATTTCACAAACAGTGGAAGAAGCAAAAGAACTTGTGGCTTTAGCAAAACAGAACAACTTAATTTTGCAAGTTGGACACGTGGAAAGGTTTAATGGAGCCGTTTTGGAACTTGGAAAAATTGCCGAACATCCACTTCTCATTGAATCCAGAAGGATTGCACCTTATAATAGCCGAATCACTGATGTTGGTGTTGTTTTGGATATGATGATCCATGACATTGACATCGTTTTAAACTTGGTGAAATCAGAAGTGACGAATGTCAAAGCAGTTGGATCATCAATTGTATCCAATCATGAAGATGTTGCAAGCGTGGTTCTTACTTTTGCAAATGGATGTGTTGCATCACTCAATGCTTCACGTGCTTCCCAAGCAAAAATTAGAACACTCAATATCTCTCAAAAAGATTCTTATGTATTTCTAGATTTTACAAACCAAGAAATTGAGTTACATAGACAAGCAAGTTCTACCACTCAACTTGGTACTGGAGAAATCAAATACAGACAAGAATCCATCGTAGAAAAAATCTTTGTTCACAAAGATAACCCACTCAAACAGGAACATGAACACTTTGTAAAATGTATTAAAGGAGAATCCGAGCCAATGGTGAAAGGTGATTCTGATATCAAAACATTAGAAGTGGCTTATAAGATCCTGGAAGAAATTCACGGAAAAAAATAA
- a CDS encoding YqgE/AlgH family protein — MPDSTRGKLLISNSSVIQDFFHKSVVLMVDHDDDGAFGLVLNKPTDQTMESLIKNLPDTAYASKQVFSGGPVDNMFVSILHNGKQTEDPGVEIVPGIYMARSFDTMIEVLSSDQIQFRVLQGYAGWSSGQLESEFERLSWVVSDLVDESIVFSEDESEVVWREALRNKGGIYKYFVDHTKDPSLN; from the coding sequence ATTCCTGATTCAACTCGCGGAAAGTTACTCATTTCCAATTCCAGTGTGATTCAGGATTTTTTTCACAAATCCGTTGTCCTTATGGTAGACCATGACGACGACGGGGCTTTTGGTCTGGTTTTAAACAAACCTACTGACCAAACCATGGAATCCTTAATCAAAAATCTCCCTGATACTGCATATGCAAGCAAACAAGTGTTTTCTGGTGGTCCAGTGGACAATATGTTCGTATCCATTCTTCATAATGGAAAACAAACAGAAGATCCTGGTGTTGAAATTGTTCCTGGTATCTATATGGCGAGAAGTTTTGATACAATGATCGAAGTTCTTTCCTCTGACCAAATTCAGTTTCGTGTTCTACAGGGATACGCAGGTTGGTCTTCTGGCCAATTGGAAAGCGAGTTTGAAAGATTGTCTTGGGTTGTTTCAGATTTAGTTGATGAATCAATCGTTTTTAGCGAAGATGAGTCTGAGGTTGTGTGGCGAGAAGCTCTTCGTAACAAAGGTGGAATCTACAAATACTTTGTTGACCATACAAAAGATCCATCTCTCAATTGA
- a CDS encoding SDR family NAD(P)-dependent oxidoreductase has product MKLSSKKIVLSSGSSPLGKELLPLLLTEGALVVVGDSNPEEIPNHPNLQKYKIDTTKPEQMERLIESAIETLDKIDVFILNSEQITYAEDEKEDWNRLKVLFNANTLAPIHTIQRLTNLISVGLHIVVVSSDLSKTPTPGFGLYGSSKSALDYFWDSFRGQIGREFRFSRVIALEPKLSLPNRLAKRVLKSVIRPKKRRYEHFYQLGNRVLLKFLPFLSFFRTLAYAFRLKQEKKRKISSNDLSQTTEN; this is encoded by the coding sequence ATGAAACTATCATCCAAAAAGATTGTGCTCAGTTCGGGTTCCTCTCCTTTAGGAAAAGAACTTTTACCACTCCTATTAACAGAAGGAGCACTTGTTGTCGTAGGTGACTCAAATCCTGAAGAAATTCCCAATCATCCCAATCTTCAAAAGTATAAAATCGATACGACCAAACCAGAACAGATGGAACGTTTGATTGAATCGGCCATTGAAACTTTAGATAAAATTGATGTCTTTATTTTAAATTCTGAGCAAATCACTTATGCGGAGGATGAAAAAGAAGATTGGAACAGATTAAAAGTTTTATTCAATGCAAACACTTTAGCGCCCATTCACACCATACAACGATTAACGAATTTAATTTCTGTTGGGCTTCATATAGTCGTAGTTAGTTCCGATTTAAGTAAAACTCCAACTCCAGGATTTGGATTGTATGGATCTTCTAAATCTGCTTTGGATTATTTTTGGGATTCCTTTCGTGGACAAATAGGAAGAGAGTTTCGATTCTCTCGAGTCATTGCTTTGGAACCGAAACTTTCTCTGCCAAACCGACTGGCAAAGCGAGTTTTGAAATCAGTAATCAGACCAAAAAAACGCCGGTACGAACATTTTTACCAATTGGGAAATCGGGTTTTGTTAAAATTTTTGCCTTTTTTGAGTTTTTTCCGAACCTTGGCCTATGCTTTTCGCTTAAAACAAGAGAAAAAGAGAAAAATTTCTTCGAACGATCTCTCACAGACTACTGAAAATTAA
- a CDS encoding circularly permuted type 2 ATP-grasp protein, with amino-acid sequence MFIADYSAKNIYDEMFSSEGFPRKSYDFVKTKMESLGGIELVKRSTSAERALMSLGITFTLYGDGGEQERIMPFDVIPRIVPSEEWISMEKGLKQRIQALNLFLTDIYGEGKILKDKIIPRELIESSSGYLKQCIGLKPPKDIWIHITGTDLVRDGAGAFHVLEDNLRCPSGVSYVLENREVMKRTFPELFEKLNIRQVYDYPYHLRSMLENLTDVVDPVIAVWTPGVFNSAYYEHSFLAQKMGVYLVEGSDLIVENHKVYMKTTKGLRKVDVIYRRIDDTFMDQSSFRPDSLLGVKGIFEAFKRGNVALANAPGTGVADDKVIYSYVPKIIKYYLGEEPIIPNVPTYLCSEEADLKFVLDNIHNLVVKAANGAGGYGMIIGPKASKQEQEDFKELIKSDPRNYIAQPVLNLSTVPTLIADKIESRHVDLRPFILYGKDIYVMPGGLTRVALRKGSLVVNSSQGGGSKDTWVLG; translated from the coding sequence ATGTTTATCGCAGACTATAGTGCCAAAAATATATATGATGAGATGTTTTCCAGCGAAGGTTTTCCTCGCAAAAGTTACGACTTCGTAAAAACAAAAATGGAGAGTTTGGGTGGGATCGAACTCGTAAAACGTAGTACTTCGGCAGAAAGGGCCCTCATGTCACTTGGGATCACCTTTACTTTGTATGGTGATGGCGGAGAACAAGAAAGGATCATGCCTTTTGATGTCATTCCTCGTATTGTTCCAAGTGAAGAATGGATCAGTATGGAAAAAGGACTCAAACAAAGAATCCAAGCACTCAATTTATTTTTAACAGATATTTATGGAGAAGGAAAAATTCTAAAAGATAAAATCATTCCTCGCGAATTGATTGAGTCGAGCTCTGGATACCTCAAACAGTGTATTGGTTTAAAACCTCCCAAAGATATTTGGATTCATATTACTGGTACGGATTTGGTGCGGGATGGAGCTGGTGCCTTCCATGTATTGGAAGATAACTTACGTTGTCCATCTGGTGTATCTTATGTATTGGAAAATCGTGAAGTGATGAAACGAACCTTTCCTGAACTTTTTGAAAAGTTAAACATCCGCCAGGTTTATGATTATCCTTATCACTTAAGATCAATGTTGGAGAATCTAACCGACGTAGTTGATCCAGTAATTGCTGTTTGGACTCCTGGTGTTTTTAACTCTGCTTATTACGAACATAGTTTTTTGGCGCAAAAGATGGGAGTGTATCTTGTTGAAGGATCCGATCTCATCGTTGAAAATCATAAAGTTTATATGAAAACGACCAAAGGACTTCGTAAAGTCGATGTGATTTATCGAAGAATCGATGATACCTTTATGGATCAGTCAAGTTTTAGACCGGACTCTTTACTTGGTGTGAAAGGAATTTTTGAAGCATTCAAAAGAGGGAACGTAGCACTTGCCAATGCTCCGGGAACTGGTGTTGCAGATGATAAAGTAATTTATTCTTATGTTCCTAAGATCATTAAATACTACTTAGGTGAAGAACCCATCATTCCGAATGTTCCTACTTACCTTTGTTCCGAAGAAGCCGATTTAAAATTTGTTTTGGATAACATTCATAACCTAGTTGTAAAGGCTGCAAATGGTGCTGGTGGTTACGGAATGATCATTGGTCCGAAAGCAAGTAAACAAGAACAAGAAGATTTTAAGGAACTGATCAAATCAGATCCAAGAAATTATATTGCTCAACCGGTTTTAAATCTTTCGACAGTTCCTACACTCATTGCAGATAAAATCGAGTCAAGGCATGTTGATTTAAGGCCGTTCATATTGTACGGTAAAGATATTTACGTAATGCCGGGTGGTTTAACTCGTGTAGCGCTTCGTAAAGGATCACTTGTGGTCAATTCATCCCAGGGAGGCGGTTCAAAAGACACCTGGGTATTAGGATAA
- a CDS encoding alpha-E domain-containing protein, giving the protein MLSRVAESVFWMNRYIERAENYSRFIDVNHQLSLDLHDEVPNQWLPLVHTTGDVELFEKRYSSPSPVNVIRFMTFDEENPNSIFQCLSRARENARTIRENISTSMWEVLNEFYLFVKDYRKVYLESSEIHGDTLSMGLSDFLSTVRKSCQSFYGCSDATISHDEVWNFSLLGRFLERADKTTRILDMKYFILLPSVHDVGSTLDLLQWLSLLKSASAHEMYNQKYKRVDPTDIAEFLILNETFPRSIFFCIQEMQEALEKISGIKEGLPRNLAQDATTVYLNRLRSENIKSIFDKGLHEYLDDIQIELNHIGSKIVERFFTN; this is encoded by the coding sequence ATGTTAAGCCGAGTTGCCGAATCAGTTTTTTGGATGAATCGATACATCGAGAGAGCAGAAAATTACTCAAGATTTATTGATGTCAATCACCAGCTATCTTTAGATTTGCACGATGAGGTACCTAACCAGTGGTTGCCTCTTGTGCATACAACAGGTGATGTAGAATTATTTGAAAAAAGGTATTCTAGTCCAAGTCCGGTCAATGTCATAAGGTTTATGACTTTTGATGAAGAGAATCCGAATTCCATTTTTCAATGTCTTTCAAGAGCCCGTGAGAATGCCCGAACCATTCGTGAAAACATTTCTACTTCTATGTGGGAAGTGTTAAACGAGTTTTATCTCTTCGTGAAAGACTATCGTAAAGTTTACTTAGAAAGTTCTGAAATACACGGAGATACTCTTTCGATGGGGCTCTCAGACTTTCTCAGTACAGTTCGAAAAAGCTGCCAAAGTTTTTATGGATGTTCCGATGCTACCATCTCTCATGATGAGGTTTGGAACTTTTCTTTACTTGGAAGATTTTTAGAACGAGCAGACAAAACCACAAGAATTCTCGATATGAAGTACTTTATCCTGCTTCCTTCTGTTCATGATGTGGGTTCTACTTTAGATTTATTACAGTGGTTATCCCTATTGAAATCAGCATCTGCGCATGAGATGTACAACCAAAAGTACAAACGTGTTGATCCCACTGATATTGCTGAATTTTTGATTTTGAATGAAACCTTTCCTCGGTCCATTTTCTTTTGTATCCAAGAGATGCAAGAGGCTTTGGAAAAAATTTCTGGAATTAAGGAAGGTTTGCCAAGGAACTTAGCGCAAGATGCAACTACAGTTTATTTAAATCGGTTGCGATCAGAAAATATCAAATCCATTTTTGATAAAGGTCTACATGAATACTTAGATGATATTCAGATAGAACTCAATCATATAGGTTCCAAAATTGTGGAACGATTTTTTACAAACTAA